The Daucus carota subsp. sativus chromosome 9, DH1 v3.0, whole genome shotgun sequence genome window below encodes:
- the LOC135149629 gene encoding protein FAR-RED IMPAIRED RESPONSE 1-like, with the protein MLLLPPGVVVLMLMQQDIYTLNLVADSLDAGYTLNLELDVCNCSSYGDSSVVNRGVDDVTSVGGSILSSNCNEESGTSHSISSAAQKTYIPLNVPDVSKPTINQCFQSLDQGFIFYKEYGRLGGFDVRKGTEKRDESGIVSIKHYTCSKEGCNDFRSTLDSNLSKVKRRRTASIRCCCKAKIVLKLNKDREYFVFKFDEVHNHPLVDESGRQFLRSSRQMTISSRNFVFDAAKVNIGCSKAYGLMKEMVGGYSNVGATVRDFRNFNRDLKCYIGEGDGQMLIEKFKVLQEGSSSFYYAYELDETGHLTKLFWADAICRRNFEVYGDAVSFDATFDTNK; encoded by the exons ATGTTACTACTGCCTCCTGGAGTCGTGGTACTCATGTTGATGCAGCAGGACATATATACTCTTAATTTGGTTGCTGATAGTCTTGATGCTGGCTATACTCTTAATTTGGAATTGGATGTTTGCAATT GTTCAAGTTATGGGGATTCATCTGTTGTTAATCGTGGAGTTGATGATGTGACTTCTGTTGGTGGTTCTATTTTATCTTCAAACTGCAATGAAGAATCTGGTACAAGTCATTCTATTTCATCTGCTGCTCAAAAGACGTATATTCCTTTGAATGTTCCCGACGTTTCGAAGCCAACTATTAATCAATGCTTTCAGAGTTTGGACCAAGGTTTCATATTTTACAAGGAGTATGGTCGTTTAGGTGGTTTTGATGTGAGGAAGGGAACTGAAAAGAGGGATGAATCTGGTATAGTTAGTATTAAACATTATACATGCAGTAAAGAAGGGTGTAATGATTTTCGTAGTACTTTGGATAGTAATTTGAGTAAAGTTAAGCGAAGGCGGACTGCTTCTATTAGGTGTTGTTGCAAAGCAAAGATAGTATTAAAACTTAATAAGGATAGAGAATATTTTGTGTTTAAGTTTGATGAGGTGCATAATCACCCCTTGGTTGATGAATCTGGAAGACAATTTTTGCGATCTAGTCGTCAAATGACTATAAGTTCGAGGAATTTTGTGTTTGATGCTGCAAAAGTTAACATTGGCTGTAGTAAAGCTTACGGTTTGATGAAAGAAATGGTTGGTGGGTATTCTAATGTTGGAGCTACAGTGAGAGATTTTAGGAACTTTAATCGGGACTTGAAATGCTACATTGGAGAAGGAGATGGACAAATGTTAATTGAAAAGTTTAAAGTGTTGCAAGAGGGGTCGAGTTCTTTCTATTATGCATATGAGCTTGATGAGACAGGGCATTTGACGAAGCTTTTTTGGGCTGATGCAATTTGTCGGAGGAATTTCGAGGTGTATGGGGATGCGGTTTCATTTGATGCAACGTTCGATACAAATAAGTAA